One Endozoicomonas gorgoniicola DNA window includes the following coding sequences:
- a CDS encoding IS110 family RNA-guided transposase has translation MKHNPNPAKVQKRISGHLKTVNLYAAGIDIGSEFHFVAVPKELDEQSVRSFACFTSDLEMMTQWLVKIGITTVVMESTGIYWIPAFEMLEEHGLDVKLVNARHVKNVPGRKSDVQDCQWLQQLHTHGLLEGAFRPEDQVCALRAYMRQRETLIRYRASHIQHMQKALRQMNLLLDNVVADITGKTGMGIILSILAGERDPEVLAKHRDSHCKKSEKVIAKSLHGHYRVEHLFALKQSVELYDFYEKQIEACDKALEDQLNQFDDKSESISLPAKRKSASAPAFDVRTHLYRVTGVDLTSIEGIEENTALKVVSEIGTDMSRWPTVKHFCSWLGLSPGNKISGGKVLSSKTKRIPNRAASALRMAALTLVSSKSALGAYYRRMRSKLGAPKAITATAHKLARLIYSMLKNGSEYVDRGQDYYEEQYRDRVIKNMRKRAEDMGYKLVEIETASPS, from the coding sequence ATGAAACACAACCCAAATCCGGCTAAAGTTCAAAAGCGGATATCTGGCCATCTAAAAACCGTGAACCTCTATGCTGCAGGCATTGATATTGGTTCAGAGTTCCACTTTGTTGCTGTCCCTAAAGAGCTCGATGAACAGTCGGTTCGGTCTTTTGCCTGCTTTACCTCTGATCTCGAAATGATGACTCAATGGCTCGTGAAAATCGGAATTACGACCGTGGTCATGGAGTCTACCGGAATCTATTGGATTCCCGCTTTCGAAATGCTTGAAGAGCACGGCCTTGACGTCAAACTGGTGAATGCTCGTCATGTTAAAAACGTCCCTGGTCGTAAAAGTGATGTGCAGGACTGTCAGTGGTTACAACAACTGCATACTCATGGCCTGCTTGAGGGAGCTTTTCGCCCTGAAGATCAGGTGTGTGCCTTGCGTGCCTATATGCGTCAGCGTGAAACCCTGATCCGTTACCGGGCGTCGCACATACAGCACATGCAGAAAGCTTTACGGCAAATGAACCTGTTGTTGGACAATGTCGTTGCGGATATCACTGGCAAAACGGGGATGGGTATCATTCTCTCCATTCTCGCGGGAGAGCGTGACCCAGAGGTACTGGCCAAACACCGGGACTCTCATTGTAAAAAATCAGAGAAAGTCATTGCTAAGTCACTGCATGGGCATTACCGGGTGGAACACCTATTTGCCTTAAAGCAGTCTGTTGAGCTTTATGATTTTTACGAAAAGCAAATTGAAGCTTGTGACAAGGCATTGGAAGACCAGTTGAACCAGTTTGATGATAAGTCCGAGAGTATCTCTCTGCCTGCAAAACGCAAATCAGCCAGCGCCCCTGCTTTTGATGTAAGAACTCACCTTTACCGGGTGACAGGGGTAGATCTGACATCGATTGAGGGAATAGAGGAAAATACCGCCCTGAAGGTAGTTTCTGAAATTGGTACAGACATGAGTCGCTGGCCGACAGTGAAGCACTTTTGTTCCTGGCTGGGACTGAGCCCGGGAAACAAGATATCAGGAGGCAAAGTGTTGAGCAGCAAGACCAAAAGAATCCCTAACCGGGCCGCTTCTGCTCTGCGTATGGCTGCACTGACTCTGGTGAGTTCGAAAAGTGCGCTGGGAGCCTATTATCGTCGAATGAGAAGTAAGCTGGGGGCACCAAAAGCGATTACAGCGACTGCACATAAACTTGCCCGGCTGATTTACAGCATGCTGAAAAACGGCTCAGAGTACGTAGATAGAGGTCAGGATTACTACGAGGAGCAATACCGTGACCGAGTCATTAAAAACATGAGAAAGCGCGCTGAAGACATGGGTTACAAACTGGTCGAAATTGAAACAGCCTCACCATCTTGA
- the def gene encoding peptide deformylase → MALLQLVDESHPHLRQPTQPVSDFGDSLQTIVDDMLETMYEVNGAGLAATQVGLDIRVAVIDVSSDRSQPLVLVNPEIIDSGSEQNMEMGCLSLPGCWAAVKRAGWVKVRAQDRNGEFFEMEGEGILAEAFQHEIDHLDGILFIDKLSPLKQKMVRQRAKKALKKQQRRG, encoded by the coding sequence ATGGCTTTATTACAACTGGTTGACGAATCTCACCCTCATTTAAGACAACCAACCCAACCCGTTTCCGACTTCGGCGACAGCTTGCAGACAATTGTCGATGACATGCTTGAAACCATGTACGAAGTAAACGGTGCGGGTCTGGCTGCCACCCAGGTTGGGCTGGATATTCGGGTAGCGGTTATTGATGTTAGCTCTGATCGCAGCCAGCCGCTGGTTCTGGTTAATCCGGAAATTATTGACTCAGGCAGTGAGCAGAATATGGAAATGGGCTGCCTGTCGCTACCCGGTTGCTGGGCTGCGGTTAAACGTGCTGGTTGGGTTAAAGTCCGGGCGCAGGATCGTAATGGTGAATTTTTTGAAATGGAAGGTGAGGGGATTCTTGCCGAAGCATTTCAGCACGAGATCGATCACCTGGATGGTATTCTTTTCATCGATAAGCTATCTCCGCTCAAACAAAAGATGGTGCGGCAACGGGCTAAGAAAGCATTAAAGAAACAGCAGCGACGCGGTTAG
- a CDS encoding YjjW family glycine radical enzyme activase: protein MSFSLGLPWVSNGRTTVSGLISKVIPFSCVDGPGNRFVIFLQGCNFNCKNCHNPQTINFCNHCGDCVEQCPSEALSLNDGKISWNSRQCESCDQCLDICPVNSSPMVEEKTVEELLQQIRVASPFIDGITLSGGEATVQLKFVKAFFTAVKNDSALNHLTCLIDSNGYLPLSAWKSVLPVMDGAMIDLKAMDADLHKWLTGRDNFRVFQTIEYLASVSKLIEVRLLIIPNINDTAEEKMAVKDYLSSLNTNINIKVNAFSNKAVKGEAIDWLSLSEEKKALYLQSINR from the coding sequence ATGAGTTTCAGCCTTGGGTTGCCATGGGTGAGTAATGGCAGAACGACTGTTTCCGGCCTGATCAGCAAGGTGATACCATTTTCCTGTGTTGACGGGCCGGGAAACAGGTTTGTAATCTTCCTGCAGGGTTGCAATTTTAACTGCAAAAACTGCCACAACCCTCAAACCATCAATTTCTGCAATCACTGTGGTGATTGTGTTGAGCAGTGCCCTTCGGAAGCACTGAGTTTAAATGACGGTAAAATTAGTTGGAATAGCAGGCAGTGTGAAAGTTGTGATCAGTGCCTTGATATTTGTCCGGTTAACAGCTCCCCAATGGTTGAAGAGAAAACGGTTGAGGAGTTGCTACAGCAGATTAGAGTGGCGTCGCCTTTTATTGATGGCATTACCCTTTCAGGCGGTGAAGCGACGGTTCAGTTGAAGTTTGTGAAAGCTTTCTTTACCGCTGTTAAAAATGACTCAGCTTTAAATCATTTAACCTGTTTGATCGATAGTAATGGCTACTTGCCGCTATCGGCCTGGAAGTCTGTACTGCCTGTAATGGATGGCGCTATGATCGACCTTAAAGCGATGGATGCTGACCTACATAAATGGCTGACGGGAAGAGATAACTTCAGGGTTTTTCAGACGATTGAATATCTGGCTTCAGTGAGTAAGTTGATAGAGGTCAGATTGCTGATAATACCAAACATTAATGATACAGCTGAGGAGAAGATGGCAGTAAAAGATTATCTGTCATCACTCAATACAAACATTAATATCAAGGTAAATGCATTCAGTAATAAAGCGGTAAAAGGTGAAGCTATTGACTGGCTGTCACTATCTGAGGAAAAGAAAGCACTGTATCTTCAGTCAATAAATAGGTGA
- a CDS encoding TetR/AcrR family transcriptional regulator: MVVGTSGRPRSFNQETALEEALKIFWSQGYEGASVKDLTKAMGINKPSMYDTFGNKEELFLKAVDMYIRCETEFFFQALELDDIHQVITSILQGSAQANCSEEKPKGCLIIQGALVCSSEASTIKQALIKCRNEMSEVLQRRFEKARKEGQLVDGANPKVMCHYLTTVLNGLSVHSVDDTSKQMIHAVSRMAIENLHSYCINVSATHRPDQE; encoded by the coding sequence ATGGTAGTTGGAACTTCTGGCCGCCCGCGTTCTTTTAACCAAGAGACAGCCTTGGAAGAAGCATTAAAAATTTTTTGGAGTCAAGGGTATGAAGGAGCCTCAGTCAAAGACCTGACTAAGGCTATGGGTATTAACAAGCCCAGTATGTATGACACCTTCGGCAATAAAGAGGAACTGTTTCTTAAAGCTGTCGATATGTACATAAGATGCGAAACTGAATTCTTTTTTCAGGCATTAGAACTGGATGATATACATCAAGTCATCACAAGCATTTTACAAGGCTCAGCACAGGCAAATTGTAGTGAAGAGAAACCCAAAGGTTGCCTGATAATTCAAGGAGCTTTGGTTTGTAGTTCGGAAGCCAGCACCATAAAACAGGCCCTCATTAAGTGTCGCAACGAGATGAGTGAAGTGCTTCAACGGCGCTTTGAGAAAGCTCGAAAAGAAGGCCAGCTGGTTGATGGAGCAAATCCCAAGGTAATGTGTCACTATCTTACCACTGTACTTAATGGGTTATCAGTCCACTCCGTAGATGATACTTCCAAACAAATGATCCATGCAGTCTCCCGTATGGCCATCGAAAACTTACACTCTTATTGTATTAATGTATCCGCAACTCACCGCCCGGATCAGGAATAA
- a CDS encoding CNNM domain-containing protein: protein MLALIAFVAVALVVSFFCSVFESVLHHLTPAYVINLEKKQSRWASAVRGLHDNLDRSRAAVLILNTIAHTVGAAGAGVQAASVFGDGSTGLFVAVLTLLILFVSEIIPKTLGANGWQKLAPSTAVCVSFLVKLQMPLIWLAEQITRQLTPRHKKSDYLRDEISAMADIGEEEGVLHGIESDLLKNMLRFRDLKIVEIMTPRSVLFTLPESMDAETYLQTYPDNAFSRVPVYSDEPDDINGFVMKNDILMAYHQKGGKATLGELKRPIIAVLENESLPRLMTTLLEQRNHIAMVVTEYGDIRGIVTLEDMIETLLGREIVDESDEVVDMQQVALQKWAERLPSQLH, encoded by the coding sequence GTGTTAGCGCTCATTGCGTTTGTAGCGGTTGCCCTGGTGGTATCGTTTTTCTGTTCCGTATTTGAATCGGTTCTTCATCATCTCACCCCGGCTTATGTCATAAATCTGGAAAAGAAACAGAGTCGCTGGGCAAGTGCGGTCAGGGGGTTGCACGACAATCTCGATCGTTCACGGGCAGCCGTGCTGATCCTGAATACCATTGCCCACACTGTTGGTGCAGCCGGGGCAGGGGTTCAGGCCGCCAGCGTGTTTGGTGATGGTTCGACTGGCCTGTTTGTTGCCGTTCTGACTCTGTTAATTCTGTTTGTGTCAGAAATTATCCCTAAAACTCTGGGGGCAAATGGCTGGCAGAAACTGGCCCCGTCTACGGCAGTGTGTGTCAGTTTTCTGGTCAAGTTACAGATGCCGCTCATCTGGCTGGCTGAACAGATTACCCGACAGCTGACTCCCAGACATAAAAAGAGTGATTATCTGCGTGATGAAATCAGCGCCATGGCAGATATTGGCGAAGAGGAAGGTGTTCTTCACGGCATTGAGTCGGATCTGCTTAAAAACATGCTTCGCTTCAGGGATCTGAAAATTGTTGAGATCATGACACCTCGCTCAGTTCTGTTCACTCTGCCTGAATCCATGGATGCAGAAACTTATCTGCAGACATACCCTGACAATGCCTTCTCAAGGGTTCCGGTTTATAGCGATGAACCGGATGATATCAATGGCTTTGTAATGAAAAATGACATCCTGATGGCTTATCATCAGAAGGGTGGCAAAGCGACGCTGGGTGAACTGAAGCGTCCTATCATTGCTGTGCTTGAAAATGAATCCCTGCCGAGATTGATGACAACGCTGCTGGAGCAACGCAATCATATCGCCATGGTGGTGACTGAGTATGGCGATATCAGAGGTATTGTGACGCTGGAAGATATGATTGAAACCCTGCTGGGTCGTGAAATCGTTGATGAAAGCGATGAGGTGGTGGATATGCAGCAGGTGGCACTGCAGAAGTGGGCAGAACGACTGCCGTCGCAATTACACTGA
- a CDS encoding type II toxin-antitoxin system HigB family toxin has product MRIIALSTLKNFWLKKPEYSDVIEPVLAWYRQTLKADWSSPSDVKRDYRNASILKGGRAVFNIAGNKYRLIVWVNYPYRVVYVRFLGTHAQYDKIDAQTI; this is encoded by the coding sequence ATGAGAATTATTGCATTATCGACATTAAAGAATTTTTGGCTCAAGAAACCGGAGTATTCCGATGTTATTGAGCCGGTTTTAGCCTGGTATCGACAGACCCTAAAGGCTGACTGGTCTTCACCTTCTGATGTAAAGCGTGATTACCGTAACGCCAGCATACTAAAAGGCGGAAGGGCTGTTTTCAATATTGCCGGGAACAAATACAGGCTGATCGTCTGGGTAAACTACCCATACCGGGTTGTGTATGTCCGTTTTTTGGGTACCCATGCTCAATATGACAAAATTGATGCGCAGACTATTTAA
- a CDS encoding Y-family DNA polymerase gives MGSDKVIALCDANSFYCSCERVFDPTLLNIPLGVLSNNDGCIVARTPELKALGVKMGTPAFKVRHLVEQGAIVLKSSNYTLYGDMSSRFMWVLEQFSPDVEVYSIDEAFVDLAGFPKEQLLMMGQQIKQRVQQWTGLPIGVGISTTKTLAKLANYAAKKYRATGGVVDLTDSKRQQRLMAITPVGEVWGVGRKISQRLQRQGIHTAADLVKCQRSWIKKHYSVVLERTVCELQGESCIPREDENTGNKHQIICSRSFGGRVTEKSDLHSALSSFATRACEKLRSQQKFAREAVVFIRTDPFKEAPQYCQSIRLVAPSRTNDTRLWLQQITPALDALYQQGYVYKKAGFMLLDLCGSQSFQGDLLSMNSLPEASEIMKVLDAVNQRFGQQTLKPASIGFQPAGWCMSQQSLSPKYTTRWSDIMTVGAK, from the coding sequence ATGGGCAGCGACAAGGTCATCGCACTCTGTGATGCCAATTCGTTTTATTGTTCTTGTGAACGTGTGTTTGATCCGACTCTGTTGAATATCCCTTTAGGTGTACTCAGTAATAATGATGGTTGCATTGTCGCCCGAACCCCTGAACTCAAAGCATTGGGCGTGAAGATGGGAACGCCTGCCTTTAAGGTCAGGCATCTGGTTGAACAGGGTGCCATTGTTCTGAAAAGCTCCAACTACACCCTTTATGGTGATATGTCTTCCCGCTTTATGTGGGTGCTGGAGCAGTTCAGCCCGGACGTAGAGGTGTATTCCATCGATGAGGCGTTTGTGGACTTGGCGGGCTTCCCGAAAGAACAGCTATTGATGATGGGGCAACAGATAAAACAGCGGGTACAGCAGTGGACAGGACTGCCCATCGGCGTCGGCATTTCCACCACCAAAACCCTCGCCAAACTCGCCAACTATGCCGCGAAAAAATATCGAGCTACCGGTGGTGTGGTGGACTTAACGGACTCCAAACGACAGCAACGTTTAATGGCGATCACGCCGGTAGGCGAAGTCTGGGGTGTAGGGCGAAAAATCAGCCAGCGCCTGCAACGGCAAGGCATTCACACAGCGGCAGACCTGGTCAAATGCCAACGAAGCTGGATTAAAAAACATTATTCTGTGGTACTGGAACGCACTGTCTGTGAGCTTCAGGGGGAAAGCTGTATTCCCAGAGAAGACGAAAACACTGGCAATAAACATCAGATTATCTGCTCCCGCAGTTTTGGTGGCAGGGTCACAGAAAAAAGCGATTTACATTCCGCACTGTCCAGCTTTGCCACCCGAGCCTGTGAAAAGCTGCGCTCACAACAGAAGTTTGCCCGTGAAGCCGTTGTCTTTATTCGTACCGATCCCTTTAAAGAAGCGCCTCAATATTGCCAAAGCATTCGTTTAGTAGCACCCAGCCGAACCAATGACACTCGTCTCTGGTTACAGCAGATTACTCCTGCATTAGACGCACTCTATCAGCAAGGCTACGTGTACAAAAAAGCAGGCTTTATGTTGCTTGACCTGTGCGGCAGCCAGAGTTTTCAGGGTGACTTGCTGAGTATGAACAGCCTGCCTGAAGCCAGTGAAATAATGAAGGTACTGGATGCGGTTAATCAACGATTTGGGCAACAGACGCTGAAACCGGCATCCATTGGTTTTCAGCCCGCAGGCTGGTGCATGAGCCAGCAATCGTTGAGTCCAAAATACACGACGAGGTGGAGTGATATTATGACGGTGGGTGCCAAGTAG
- a CDS encoding C-terminal helicase domain-containing protein: MCCNEFISQFIYEGKLRHNPDNDRRVIRVPDTGSGFLDREAGIVFVPVDHEGNTQASEDEVAEIKLLAHSLIGRTFVDENGDERPIGWDDMLLVAPYNHQVRKLSDALGKAARVGSIDKFQGPEAPVVFLSMCASDASESKRGMDFLFNRNRINVAISRAQSLAVVVGNPELGNLNVNSVKQMELVNLYNALVDYGQKPG, from the coding sequence CTGTGCTGCAACGAATTTATCAGTCAATTCATTTATGAGGGCAAACTCCGGCACAACCCTGATAATGATCGACGAGTGATTAGAGTGCCTGATACTGGCTCCGGATTTCTGGATCGGGAAGCGGGTATTGTATTTGTTCCGGTGGATCATGAAGGCAATACGCAAGCTTCAGAGGACGAAGTGGCAGAGATTAAATTACTGGCACACTCCCTGATTGGCAGAACTTTTGTGGATGAAAATGGTGATGAGAGACCCATCGGCTGGGACGATATGCTGCTTGTCGCACCCTACAACCATCAGGTTCGAAAGCTGAGTGATGCTCTCGGAAAAGCAGCCAGAGTGGGCAGTATCGACAAGTTTCAGGGACCGGAAGCGCCTGTCGTCTTTTTAAGCATGTGCGCCAGCGACGCCAGTGAATCCAAAAGGGGCATGGATTTTCTGTTTAACAGAAACCGCATCAATGTAGCGATAAGCCGGGCGCAATCACTGGCTGTCGTTGTCGGAAACCCGGAGCTGGGTAATCTTAACGTCAACAGTGTCAAACAGATGGAGCTTGTCAACCTGTATAACGCTCTGGTTGATTATGGGCAGAAGCCTGGTTGA
- a CDS encoding helix-turn-helix domain-containing protein gives MDIKPIKTTEDYQSTLKEIESLMMAESGTSEGDRLDVLVTLVEDYERRHCPLDLPDPVAAIQFRMEQEGLSAKDLEPMIGKRNRVYEVLNRKRPLTLKMIWRLHQMLGIPAESLIKQPL, from the coding sequence ATGGATATTAAACCGATAAAAACGACTGAAGACTATCAGTCCACCCTGAAAGAAATCGAGTCACTTATGATGGCCGAGTCTGGTACTTCCGAAGGCGACAGGCTGGATGTTTTGGTTACATTGGTAGAGGATTACGAGCGTCGTCACTGTCCGCTCGACTTGCCTGATCCGGTTGCTGCGATCCAGTTCCGGATGGAGCAGGAAGGCTTGTCTGCTAAAGACCTGGAACCAATGATAGGTAAACGTAATCGCGTTTATGAAGTATTAAATCGTAAACGCCCGCTGACGTTAAAAATGATCTGGAGACTGCATCAGATGCTTGGTATACCAGCAGAGTCGCTTATAAAGCAACCGCTATAA
- a CDS encoding YjjI family glycine radical enzyme — MSYQQALRQIVNDSRLNTQQKARYLSLQAESMLDCPRWSEGAQELLDSGVVCDMFEGNAPFKPRYVMPDYEKALKKGSDYLELEAPEDLDEAINFLLILFNHVPSVTGMPVFVGRLDKLLMPFVNDGISDDQLKKKIKLMWQMIDRTLPDAFLHANIGPEDNRVARAILSVDGELEQVVPNLTLRYDPEITSDGLLNQAIENISKTNKPHIANEALNVADFKALGDYQGYGIASCYNCLPLAGGAHTLVRMNLLKAAQQSEGSEQDFLERVIPEISEKMYEIIQARVNYLVNDSGFYKESFLVRERFIDPNRFTAMFGVFGMAEAVNHLLGVEAEKGYGHTIEAKEFAIRITEKLAAIVESTKLENCWHSRALFHSQSGISIDAATSAGCRIPYGVEPSTLEHILTVIPHHRHFTAGVSDIFPIDETIKNNPQALATICKGAIAQGLRMFTVNVANNDLVRVTGYMVRRSDIKKHKEEGSRINSTVFGAEAAENCGILDRKSRVISNEFQPWVAMGE; from the coding sequence GTGAGTTATCAGCAAGCCCTGCGCCAAATCGTTAATGATTCGAGATTAAACACTCAACAGAAAGCTCGCTATTTATCATTGCAGGCTGAATCCATGCTGGATTGCCCAAGGTGGTCGGAGGGGGCGCAAGAACTTCTAGATTCTGGCGTGGTATGCGATATGTTTGAGGGGAATGCTCCTTTCAAGCCCAGATACGTGATGCCAGACTATGAAAAAGCGTTAAAGAAGGGGTCTGACTATCTGGAGCTGGAAGCTCCGGAAGATCTTGATGAAGCGATTAACTTTCTACTGATTCTCTTCAATCATGTTCCTTCGGTAACCGGTATGCCGGTATTTGTTGGGCGGCTTGATAAGTTACTAATGCCGTTTGTCAATGATGGTATCAGTGATGACCAGTTGAAAAAGAAAATTAAGTTGATGTGGCAGATGATTGACCGAACCCTGCCGGATGCTTTTCTCCACGCAAATATAGGTCCTGAAGATAACCGGGTAGCCAGAGCCATTCTCAGTGTTGACGGTGAGTTAGAGCAGGTTGTACCGAACCTGACATTGCGATATGACCCTGAAATCACCTCTGACGGTTTGCTGAATCAGGCTATTGAAAATATCTCAAAAACAAACAAACCACACATCGCTAATGAAGCTTTAAATGTTGCTGATTTTAAAGCGCTTGGGGATTACCAAGGCTATGGTATCGCCAGCTGCTATAACTGCCTGCCATTGGCGGGTGGGGCGCATACGTTGGTTCGTATGAACCTGCTGAAAGCGGCGCAACAATCTGAAGGCAGTGAACAAGACTTTCTTGAGCGTGTAATTCCTGAAATCAGTGAGAAAATGTATGAAATCATTCAGGCTAGAGTGAACTATCTGGTTAATGATTCAGGATTTTATAAAGAGAGTTTTCTGGTTCGGGAAAGATTCATTGATCCAAACCGGTTCACAGCAATGTTCGGTGTCTTTGGAATGGCTGAAGCCGTTAACCACTTGCTGGGAGTGGAAGCTGAAAAAGGGTATGGGCATACCATTGAAGCGAAAGAATTCGCGATCAGAATTACTGAAAAACTAGCCGCTATTGTTGAGAGTACAAAGTTGGAAAACTGCTGGCATAGCAGGGCGCTGTTTCATTCCCAGAGCGGCATAAGTATTGATGCAGCAACAAGCGCGGGCTGTCGTATTCCTTATGGTGTTGAGCCAAGTACTCTTGAACATATTCTTACGGTTATACCTCATCATCGTCACTTTACGGCAGGTGTCAGTGATATTTTCCCTATTGATGAAACCATTAAGAATAATCCTCAGGCATTAGCTACTATCTGTAAAGGTGCTATTGCGCAGGGTTTGAGAATGTTTACGGTTAATGTCGCGAATAATGACTTGGTTCGTGTCACAGGTTATATGGTTCGTCGTTCCGATATTAAAAAGCACAAAGAAGAAGGGTCCAGAATAAACAGTACTGTATTTGGTGCTGAGGCTGCAGAGAACTGTGGCATTCTTGACAGAAAATCACGGGTTATCAGTAATGAGTTTCAGCCTTGGGTTGCCATGGGTGAGTAA
- a CDS encoding class I SAM-dependent methyltransferase, whose translation MSVPYYDNNAKEFFSSTYQVDASDLYEEFLPLLKPQSLILDAGCGSGRDTLAFIQSGFKVTAFDASKDLAELASKHTGQTVAVAEFSNFQSNILFDAIWACASLLHVPPLNLPDVFNHLASFLKPEGIFYCSFKYGSGVTSRDGRQFTNVDENTLQKIILNTSLKIHKKWITRDLRTDRKSEKWMNAIFYKASLSQN comes from the coding sequence ATGTCTGTTCCATATTACGATAACAATGCAAAAGAGTTTTTTTCATCGACTTATCAAGTTGATGCATCTGATTTATACGAAGAGTTTTTACCGCTTTTAAAGCCTCAGTCTCTTATACTTGATGCAGGGTGTGGATCCGGACGTGATACATTAGCGTTCATTCAATCGGGATTTAAGGTTACAGCATTTGATGCCAGTAAAGACTTAGCGGAATTGGCCAGCAAGCATACAGGTCAGACTGTTGCAGTAGCTGAGTTCTCCAACTTTCAAAGTAATATTTTATTTGATGCTATTTGGGCATGTGCTTCTTTGCTGCATGTTCCGCCCCTTAACCTTCCAGATGTGTTTAATCACTTGGCATCATTTCTTAAGCCTGAAGGCATTTTTTACTGTTCCTTCAAATACGGGAGTGGAGTTACAAGCAGAGATGGAAGGCAGTTTACAAATGTTGATGAAAATACTTTACAAAAAATAATTCTTAATACAAGTCTTAAGATTCATAAAAAATGGATTACTAGGGATTTAAGAACTGATCGTAAATCAGAAAAATGGATGAATGCCATATTTTACAAGGCAAGCCTGAGTCAAAATTAG
- a CDS encoding LexA family protein, translating to MIITPKLLQPPSGKTSFPFYQSPVACGFPSPAADYLEDRLSLDQLLVQHPAATFFARAQGNSMIGAGIHDGDLLIIDRSLTARSGDIVIALLDGELLVKRLKLNNKKAELHSEHPDYPPVRLTAEQELDVWGVVTQVIHELRS from the coding sequence ATGATTATAACACCAAAACTATTGCAACCCCCGTCTGGGAAAACATCCTTTCCCTTTTACCAAAGCCCTGTTGCCTGTGGTTTTCCCAGCCCTGCGGCGGATTATCTGGAAGACCGGCTATCCCTTGACCAGCTTCTGGTTCAGCATCCGGCCGCAACCTTTTTTGCCCGGGCTCAGGGTAATTCGATGATAGGTGCGGGCATTCATGACGGCGACCTGCTGATAATTGATCGTTCCCTGACCGCCCGTTCCGGAGATATTGTCATCGCCTTGCTGGACGGCGAACTGCTGGTTAAACGTCTGAAGCTGAACAATAAGAAAGCCGAACTGCATTCGGAACACCCCGATTATCCCCCGGTACGATTAACGGCAGAACAGGAGCTCGATGTATGGGGCGTGGTTACACAGGTTATTCATGAGTTGCGGTCGTAA
- a CDS encoding HNH endonuclease family protein, with product MSRFYEIEPTLENYWRGIILFGKNVASYKFALAKSLHQLASSNHHTVTLEQLAVPFSRHICQHLETAEKQTTSRSSRFLDVCTAFNRGEIDHDKLVSQTVKFGFENVIDAFHNVNRQEIGIRFFEDGRKKADKNIYLTDNLFKLSESSGFNCLNQETEARWKLVETAWQMGISKNLLSINHDIENNNLFSRINDRRITITSSRDSLNGYQKGRCFYCYDSISIETGHPELADVDHFMPWMLRNELPLINGIWNLVLACKECNRGVGGKFEQLPSINLLERLHDRNEYFINSHLPIRETLIKQTGKSEQQRRAFLQDCYNKAKPMIIHTWEPEPKASKHF from the coding sequence TTGTCACGCTTTTACGAAATAGAACCCACTCTGGAGAATTATTGGCGCGGAATTATCCTTTTTGGCAAAAATGTTGCGTCGTATAAATTTGCACTTGCAAAATCACTGCACCAGTTAGCCAGCAGCAATCATCACACTGTTACACTTGAGCAGTTGGCTGTTCCGTTTTCGAGACACATCTGTCAACATCTGGAAACCGCAGAAAAACAAACCACGTCTCGTTCAAGTCGATTTCTCGACGTCTGCACAGCGTTCAATCGGGGAGAAATTGACCATGACAAACTGGTAAGCCAAACAGTGAAGTTTGGTTTTGAAAATGTCATAGATGCATTTCATAACGTCAATAGACAAGAAATCGGTATACGTTTTTTTGAAGATGGCAGAAAAAAAGCAGATAAAAATATTTACTTAACAGATAACTTATTCAAACTGTCAGAAAGTTCTGGATTTAACTGTTTAAACCAAGAAACTGAGGCACGCTGGAAACTAGTGGAAACAGCATGGCAAATGGGTATATCGAAGAATCTCCTGTCAATTAACCATGACATTGAAAATAATAATCTATTTTCCAGAATAAATGACCGACGCATAACTATTACCAGCTCGCGAGATAGCCTGAATGGTTACCAGAAAGGGCGGTGCTTCTACTGTTACGATTCGATTTCAATTGAAACAGGCCACCCTGAATTGGCTGATGTAGATCATTTTATGCCTTGGATGCTACGTAACGAACTCCCATTAATCAATGGAATATGGAACCTGGTATTAGCATGTAAAGAGTGTAATAGAGGCGTTGGTGGAAAGTTTGAGCAACTTCCCTCTATAAACCTTCTGGAGAGGTTGCATGACAGAAATGAATACTTCATTAATAGCCACTTACCTATCAGGGAAACCTTAATAAAACAAACGGGAAAAAGTGAGCAACAACGCAGGGCATTTCTCCAGGATTGTTACAATAAGGCAAAACCAATGATTATCCACACTTGGGAGCCAGAACCAAAGGCTAGTAAACATTTTTGA